GCCTGACGCCGGACCAGGCGTTGCGAACGGCGGCCGTGCTGCTGCCTCCCGCGGCGTTGCTCTTCGGGTTCATCCTGCCCCTGACGCTCATCTCCTCCACCTGCAAGTGGGCCCTCGCCGAGCGCCCGGGTGAAGCCCCCGGTGCGCGGCTGGCGAGGATCCTCAAGGTGCCGCGGGTGTTGGAGATGGGGTGCCTGCTCATCTACATGGTGGGAGCCGCCACCTACAGCGGGCTGCCCAGCCTCTATTACGACAAGGGGCTGGTGCCCATGCCGGTGGCCATGATCGTCATCGGGTTGATGGCCAGCCTCAACATGGTGTGGACGCGCATCGCCTTCGAGCGGGAGCTGCGGCCGCTGGCCCTGGCGGAGTTCACCCGGTATCCGAACCTGGAGCTGAAGGAGCGGGGCCTGCTGTGGCCGCGCTATGGCTGGTACCTGCCCTTCGTCTTCGGGCTGTTCGTGGCCACCACGCTCACCACCACGGTGGTCATCATCTGGAAGATCGCCGAGGAGAACGTCAGCCTCCTGCTGGCGAGCATCTACACCGTCTCGGACCCGGGGGTGGCCATCCGGGAGACGGTGACCCAGCTGACCGAGCAGCTCGGCCTTCCGCTGCTGCTGGTGGGCACGTTCCTGGTGGGCATCGCCGCGCTGGGCGCCTGGAGCGTGGCCAAGCACCTGGAGACCGGAGCCAACGCCGTGCGGAGCGCCATCGAGGGCCTGGCCTCGGGCAACCCCCGCTTCCCCGAGTGGGTGACGACCGACGAGGTGGGAGATCTCTCCCAGGCGACGGCCCGCGCCTTCGAGCGGCTCAAGCTGCTGACGCAGACGCTCGGTAAGTCCGCCCAGCAGTTGGGCACCTCGGCACGGGAGCTGGGCAGCTCGAGCCAGCATCAGAACGAGACCATCACCCGGCAGGCGGCGGCCCTGCACGAGACGCATGTGACGGCGCAGGAGCTCAAGGACACGTCGCAGCTGGCCTCCAAGCGGGCCGAGACGATCCTCCAGCAGATGGTCGAGGCGGAGTCCATCGCCCAGACGGGCGAGGCGGTGCTCGATGGCAGCCTCAAG
The sequence above is drawn from the Archangium gephyra genome and encodes:
- a CDS encoding methyl-accepting chemotaxis protein, which codes for MPDTSTRGLFKKLFLLQQLNSASTMPVVAWLVPLVMGLTPDQALRTAAVLLPPAALLFGFILPLTLISSTCKWALAERPGEAPGARLARILKVPRVLEMGCLLIYMVGAATYSGLPSLYYDKGLVPMPVAMIVIGLMASLNMVWTRIAFERELRPLALAEFTRYPNLELKERGLLWPRYGWYLPFVFGLFVATTLTTTVVIIWKIAEENVSLLLASIYTVSDPGVAIRETVTQLTEQLGLPLLLVGTFLVGIAALGAWSVAKHLETGANAVRSAIEGLASGNPRFPEWVTTDEVGDLSQATARAFERLKLLTQTLGKSAQQLGTSARELGSSSQHQNETITRQAAALHETHVTAQELKDTSQLASKRAETILQQMVEAESIAQTGEAVLDGSLKGLEEIRTQVAAMAERIRSLDSHTRQIAHITTTVKDLADRSNMLALNAAIEAVRSGEHGKGFGVVAREIRSLADQSIQSTHRVRQLLEDISESIRTTATMTDQGSEKVGESLEQIRAFGHNMRQLSNLVQNNAASVKQISAAVGQQGTGIEQLFTAVTALTEMMEETITRIRATDQSINVVSDVANNVGTFVDSYNWKA